One Acanthopagrus latus isolate v.2019 chromosome 12, fAcaLat1.1, whole genome shotgun sequence genomic region harbors:
- the zcchc9 gene encoding zinc finger CCHC domain-containing protein 9 — translation MTRWARANNVHKNKPAEATPWSQLRAGGGGRGGGGRGGGRGGGRGGCHPGSSGSPVKQGGGQRDYLRGTQPGGSDIKKPNRKKKEYLDEDVNGFMEYLQQSGQRLPKGDRGGREDAQELREEVETALKKDRRREDRRVKRQNDKKSNMLCFNCRKPGHGLADCPEADRDEEMGRGICYRCGSTEHEIQKCRAKVDPALGDYPYAKCFICGKTGHLSRSCPDNPKGLYAQGGCCRVCGSVEHFQKDCPEHQAATNSVTVAWLSNNMSADYEDVHVPVKKAKPKQTKVVKF, via the exons ATGACGAGGTGGGCGAGAGCCAACAATGTCCACAAAAACAAGCCAGCAGAGGCCACTCCATGGAGCCAGCTgagagcgggaggaggaggacgaggaggaggaggacgaggaggtggACGAGGAGGTGGACGAGGAGGATGTCACCCAGGAAGCTCTGGCAGCCCAGTTAAACaaggaggaggtcagagggATTATCTGAGAGGGACTCAGCCTGGTGGATCAGATATTAAAAAACCTAACCGCAAGAAGAAGGAATACCTGGATGAGGACGTGAACGGCTTCATGGAGTATCTCCAGCAGAGCGGCCAGAGGCTGCCcaaaggagacagaggagggagggaggatgcGCAGGAGCtcagggaggaggtggagaccgccctgaagaaagacagaagaagagaggacagACGAGTTAAGAGACAGAATGACAAGAAGAGCAACATG ctgtgcttTAACTGCAGGAAGCCCGGTCACGGTCTGGCCGACTGTCCGGAGGCCGACCGAGACGAGGAGATGGGCCGAGGCATCTGCTACCGCTGCGGCTCCACCGAACACGAAATCCAGAAGTGCCGAGCTAAAGTGGACCCCGCTCTGG GTGATTACCCGTACGCCAAGTGCTTCATCTGTGGTAAGACTGGACACTTGTCACGATCCTGCCCAGATAATCCTAAAGGACTTTATGCACAAG GAGGTTGCTGTCGTGTTTGTGGCTCAGTGGAACATTTTCAGAAGGACTGTCCAGAGCACCAGGCTGCAA CTAACTCGGTGACCGTCGCCTGGTTGTCCAACAATATGAGCGCTGACTACGAGGACGTTCACGTTCCGGTGAAGAAAGCCAAACCCAAACAGACTAAAGTGGTGAAGTTCTGA
- the LOC119030378 gene encoding astacin-like metalloendopeptidase: MLRMLLAALLFVKSPTDVESGPIQGERQALKEDWFTRVLKYMDSNPETLEELTTKQYAVLEGDMILSTDRNAVASPWPTLEIPYKISSEIENRRHDILSAMAMVSKHTCVSFHPRNNETDYLLFKSSRGCASYVGYIGGQQEVFVGPGCILGNIVHEILHALGFHHEHTRTDRGQYITVLSHNIMNGKERNFYKLPGQTFDLDYDISSIMHYGSGFFSANGLPTIIPHGEMKEMGQRVKMTKLDIERVRRLYHCDTITEEVEKSSAAEKEEDASVHHVLFHDAASGLTTKNKALISANKPEESHTSSSTLSTAAGLQHLNAATRGQENTSRGN; the protein is encoded by the exons ATGCTGCGTATGCTGCTCGCTGCACTTCTGTTTGTCAAATCTCCTACAGATG TCGAGTCTGGTCCGATACAGGGAGAAAGACAAG CACTCAAGGAAGACTGGTTCACCAGGGTGCTGAAGTATATGGACTCTAACCCAGAGACTTTAGagg AGCTGACGACCAAGCAATACGCAGTGTTGGAGGGAGACATGATTCTGTCA ACTGACAGGAATGCAGTGGCGAGCCCGTGGCCGACGCTGGAGATCCCGTATAAAATCAGCTCAGAGATAG AGAATCGGAGGCACGACATCCTCTCTGCGATGGCGATGGTGTCTAAACACACCTGTGTGTCCTTCCACCCGCGAAACAATGAGACAGACTACCTGCTCTTCAAATCCAGCAGAGG CTGTGCTTCATACGTGGGCTATATCGGCGGACAGCAAGAGGTGTTTGTTGGGCCGGGGTGCATCCTGGGTAATATCGTCCACGAGATTCTTCATGCTCTGGGCTTCCACCATGAACACACCAGGACAGACCGCGGCCAGTACATCACAGTTCTTTCCCATAACATAATGAACG GAAAGGAGAGAAACTTCTATAAGCTTCCAGGCCAAACCTTTGACCTCGATTATGACATCTCCTCTATCATGCACTATGGAAG tgggtttttttcagCTAACGGTCTGCCCACCATCATTCCTCACGGTGAAATGAAGGAGATGGGACAGAGAGTCAAGATGACAAAGCTGGACATCGAGAGAGTTCGACGCCTCTACCACTGTG ACACCataacagaggaggtggagaagagcaGTGCTGCTGAGAAGGAGGAAGATGCGAGCGTACATCATGTACTTTTCCACGATGCGGCGTCCGGCCTCACAACGAAGAACAAAGCTCTCATCTCTGCCAACAAACCAGAGGAAAGtcacacatccagcagcacCTTGTCTACAGCTGCCGGCCTGCAGCACCTGAACGCTGCCACCAGAGGGCaggaaaacaccagcagagggaACTAG
- the LOC119029457 gene encoding alpha-2A adrenergic receptor-like has product MAAAPDAPCLSELGGLSNRNISLISGTRPCNRSTVRPSPYTPQATAAFAIAITFMMLVTIVGNILVIIAVLTSRSLKGAQNLFLVSLAAADILVATLIIPFSLANELQGYWAFSSIWCEIYLALDVLFCTSSIVHLCAIALDRYLSISRPVSYGTKRTPARIKAAIIVVWLISAVISFPPLLTLDKSEGGEEVCELNNERWYILYSTVGSFFAPCVIMILVYVRIYQIAKQHTRSPLGQKPKVVAGRHASMATSEPPVKLSEQSQQNGDQGDTTDSQQEKGLTKMSGSDAPFKNPPGNTPSQEYPPNPSTASVQKSSPTSTPHCESQIFSAVPHKKSQAHSDEGGDTLPNSSSASDAELEMGEDLRPDGKQETNKTEQQTLGKGFKVQVLNLACRYKNTMATSSGTKLVPEESSKIQGTPMSRRKAMVNREKRFTFVLAVVMGVFVICWFPFFFSYSLQAVCPETCSIPNPLFKFFFWIGYCNSCLNPVIYTIFNNDFRKAFKRILCRDTKGTFF; this is encoded by the coding sequence ATGGCAGCTGCTCCAGACGCCCCCTGCCTGTCGGAGCTCGGCGGTCTCTCCAACAGGAACATCAGCCTCATCTCTGGCACCCGACCCTGCAACCGGAGCACCGTCAGGCCCTCGCCTTACACGCCGCAAGCCACAGCAGCCTTTGCCATCGCCATCACCTTCATGATGCTCGTGACCATCGTCGGGAACATCCTGGTCATCATTGCCGTTCTGACGTCACGATCCCTGAAGGGGGCTCAGAACCTCTTCCTGGTATCTCTGGCTGCAGCCGATATTTTAGTGGCCACGCTTATTATTCCCTTCTCGTTGGCGAACGAGCTGCAGGGCTACTGGGCGTTTAGCTCCATTTGGTGTGAAATCTACCTGGCGCTGGATGTTCTcttctgcacctcctccatTGTGCACCTGTGCGCAATAGCGCTGGACCgctacctgtctatctctcgGCCTGTGTCCTACGGCACAAAGCGCACTCCCGCACGTATCAAGGCAGCCATTATCGTCGTCTGGCTGATCTCCGCGGtcatctctttccctcctcttctcaccCTGGACAAGAGCgaaggaggtgaagaggtgTGCGAACTGAACAACGAGCGCTGGTATATTCTGTACTCCACCGTTGGCTCGTTCTTCGCCCCCTGTGTAATAATGATTCTGGTGTATGTGAGGATTTATCAGATCGCTAAGCAGCACACACGCTCCCCGCTCGGACAGAAGCCTAAAGTGGTTGCAGGACGACATGCCAGCATGGCAACCAGTGAGCCTCCAGTGAAGTTATCAGAGCAGTCGCAACAGAACGGGGATCAAGGAGATACGACTGACAGCCAACAAGAAAAAGGGCTGACCAAAATGTCTGGCTCGGATGCACCATTCAAAAACCCACCAGGGAATACCCCGAGCCAGGAATACCCGCCTAATCCGAGTACTGCTTCAGTCCAAAAATCATCCCCCACTTCAACCCCCCATTGTGAAAGCCAGATCTTCTCAGCTGTTCCCCACAAAAAGTCCCAGGCACATTCTGACGAAGGAGGAGACACGCTTCCCAactccagctctgcctctgacGCCGAACTGGAAATGGGTGAGGATCTCAGACCTGACGGCAAACAAGAGACGAACAAGACCGAGCAGCAAACTTTAGGTAAAGGGTTCAAAGTCCAGGTACTGAACCTGGCCTGCAGATACAAAAACACTATGGCCACATCTTCTGGCACCAAACTGGTACCCGAGGAATCATCTAAGATTCAAGGGACGCCCATGTCCCGCCGCAAGGCCATGGTGAACCGGGAGAAGAGGTTCACCTTTGTGTTGGCTGTGGTCATGGGAGTGTTTGTGATCTGCTGGTTCCcgttcttcttctcttattcTCTCCAGGCAGTGTGCCCTGAAACTTGCAGCATCCCAAACCCTTTGTTCAAATTCTTCTTTTGGATTGGCTACTGCAATTCCTGCCTCAACCCCGTCATATACACCATCTTCAACAATGACTTCAGGAAGGCCTTCAAGAGGATACTGTGCCGGGACACAAAGGGTACGTTCTTCTAG